A genomic region of Friedmanniella luteola contains the following coding sequences:
- the thrB gene encoding homoserine kinase: MHRLEPGRQVTVEVPATSANLGPGFDCFGLALSWREQVELTVTDGGFVVDVTGEGADAVPRDDSHLILRSTLRGLADLGHTVPGLRLRCHSTIPHGRGLGSSSAAIVAGLLAAAGLVGGAREETAESRRWTLQHAATIEGHPDNVAAAVHGGFVLAWTGSAGVEVAVSPVHPDVAATVFVPPVAVATKAARGLLPPSVPHRDAARNAGRAALLVHALAHDPDQLLPGTADWLHQDQRRPAMPDSWTLMNHLRGLGHAAVISGAGPTVLVLGRRAALQELEAEPLGFRRVPLAVGGGAAITAVDG, from the coding sequence GTGCACCGGCTGGAACCCGGCCGGCAGGTCACCGTCGAGGTGCCCGCGACCAGCGCCAACCTCGGTCCCGGCTTCGACTGCTTCGGCCTGGCCCTCTCGTGGCGGGAGCAGGTCGAGCTGACCGTCACCGACGGCGGCTTCGTCGTCGACGTGACGGGGGAGGGGGCCGACGCCGTCCCGCGCGACGACTCGCACCTGATCCTGCGGTCCACGCTCCGCGGGCTCGCCGACCTCGGCCACACGGTGCCGGGGTTGCGGCTCCGCTGCCACAGCACCATCCCGCACGGCCGGGGCCTCGGTTCGTCCTCGGCGGCCATCGTGGCCGGGCTCCTGGCCGCTGCCGGCCTGGTGGGTGGGGCCCGGGAAGAAACGGCCGAGAGCCGGCGTTGGACCCTCCAGCACGCCGCCACGATCGAGGGCCATCCCGACAACGTGGCCGCCGCCGTCCACGGCGGGTTCGTGCTCGCCTGGACCGGCTCCGCTGGGGTGGAGGTCGCGGTCAGCCCCGTCCACCCGGACGTGGCCGCCACCGTGTTCGTCCCGCCGGTCGCCGTGGCCACCAAGGCCGCCCGGGGGCTGCTGCCCCCCTCGGTCCCGCACCGCGACGCCGCCCGCAACGCCGGGCGCGCCGCCCTGCTGGTGCACGCGCTGGCGCACGACCCCGACCAGCTGCTGCCCGGGACCGCCGACTGGCTGCACCAGGACCAGCGGCGGCCGGCCATGCCGGACTCCTGGACGCTGATGAACCACCTGCGCGGCCTCGGCCACGCGGCGGTGATCAGCGGCGCGGGGCCGACGGTGCTGGTGCTCGGCCGGCGGGCCGCGCTGCAGGAGCTGGAGGCCGAACCGTTGGGGTTCCGCCGGGTCCCGCTCGCCGTGGGCGGGGGGGCGGCCATCACGGCCGTGGACGGCTGA
- a CDS encoding glycosyltransferase family 87 protein — MSANAPAPTRPGPGGPLHRLVGWWEARRSGPTLALAWVLTRLAVLGVLALFERFVVGDVFYYHRKIRALLDVGLEHTLNEYPTPVTWLLWLPYGATGGHRVGYLVAFIVFMLALDAAFTVALYRTSGRRHTGPADFWLAFVLLVGPLSYLRFDILPAVLAGGALLAARRRPWVTGALTGLGAAMKLWPALLIPAFLAHRPDRKAAGWAFVGVGFGLAALSLLAGGWSRLVSPLTWQSDRGLQIESVWATPVMLARAVRPSAWLVDISKYQAYEIFGPSVALWLTVATLATVAGLVVIVALYLRAFRNPAPTALAVGLVVLATVAVMTVTNKTLSPQYLLWLGGPMAALLLLARDGTAGQRDQLRRLAGFLLALALLTHLVYPLFYDGLLGRSGHPMVVVSTLVTAVRNLALVVFTVQVVRLAWRWLALADRDAVAG; from the coding sequence GTGTCTGCCAACGCCCCTGCCCCCACCCGACCGGGTCCCGGGGGACCCCTGCACCGGCTGGTGGGCTGGTGGGAGGCCCGCCGCAGCGGACCGACGCTGGCGCTGGCCTGGGTCCTCACCCGGCTGGCCGTGCTGGGCGTGCTGGCCCTGTTCGAGCGGTTCGTCGTGGGCGACGTCTTCTACTACCACCGCAAGATCCGGGCCCTCCTCGACGTCGGCCTCGAGCACACGCTCAACGAGTACCCGACACCCGTCACCTGGCTGCTCTGGCTGCCCTACGGCGCCACCGGTGGTCACCGCGTCGGCTACCTGGTGGCGTTCATCGTCTTCATGCTGGCCCTGGACGCCGCGTTCACCGTGGCCCTGTACCGCACGAGCGGGCGGCGGCACACCGGGCCGGCCGACTTCTGGCTGGCCTTCGTCCTGCTCGTCGGCCCGCTCTCCTACCTGCGCTTCGACATCCTCCCCGCCGTGCTCGCCGGCGGTGCCCTGCTCGCCGCACGGCGGCGGCCGTGGGTGACCGGTGCGCTGACCGGGCTGGGCGCGGCGATGAAGCTGTGGCCGGCGCTGCTCATCCCGGCGTTCCTGGCGCACCGGCCCGACCGCAAGGCGGCGGGCTGGGCCTTCGTCGGCGTGGGCTTCGGGTTGGCGGCGCTCAGCCTGCTGGCGGGCGGCTGGTCACGGCTCGTCTCCCCGCTCACCTGGCAGTCGGACCGCGGCCTGCAGATCGAGTCGGTCTGGGCCACCCCGGTGATGCTGGCCCGGGCCGTCCGGCCGTCGGCCTGGCTGGTGGACATCTCGAAGTACCAGGCCTACGAGATCTTCGGGCCTTCGGTCGCGCTCTGGTTGACGGTGGCCACGCTCGCGACCGTGGCCGGGCTCGTCGTCATCGTGGCCCTCTACCTGCGCGCGTTCCGCAACCCCGCCCCGACGGCGCTGGCCGTCGGCCTGGTCGTCCTGGCGACGGTCGCGGTGATGACGGTGACGAACAAGACCCTCAGCCCGCAGTACCTGCTCTGGCTGGGCGGACCGATGGCGGCGCTGCTGCTGCTCGCCCGCGACGGCACGGCCGGGCAGCGGGACCAGCTGCGCCGGCTCGCGGGCTTCCTGCTGGCGCTCGCCCTGCTCACCCACCTGGTCTACCCGCTCTTCTACGACGGACTGCTGGGCCGTTCGGGCCACCCCATGGTCGTCGTCTCCACCCTGGTGACGGCCGTCCGCAACCTCGCCCTCGTGGTGTTCACGGTGCAGGTGGTGCGGCTGGCGTGGCGCTGGCTGGCCCTGGCCGACCGCGACGCCGTCGCCGGCTGA
- the rho gene encoding transcription termination factor Rho produces the protein MVLPELKQLAGSLGLKGTGAMRKGQLIEAIQSAQRGPASSGGAAQGGSAPAPNGGGNGERRSARRAAGPPTPSSDEASRSDVAAALSDLQRAPREEIARVEESARSEATQARADGGEGRTRPEQGEAGQGSEDDQNGREGGERRRRNREQNGRDGQQNGREQNGRDGQQNGREQNGRDAQQGREPREGQQARGEQESRQDRGGNDRGERGNNNGGGNGNGGGRNDQQGRSDRGNDNRGDRGGNDNRGDRGGNDRGPDRGNDWDEDGGRRGRRRRSRDRQNRRTTGRGGSGGMERFESDPVVSDDDVLVPARGIVDVMDNYAFVRTSGYLPGPDDAYIALNMVKKFGLRKGDIVTGQIRASKEGDRKEKFNPLIKLETVNGGDPEAAKNRVEFGKLTPLYPQERLKLETGPTNLVGRIIDLVAPVGKGQRGLIVSPSKAGKTMIMQSIANAISQNNPEVHLMVVLVDERPEEVTDFQRAVQGEVIASTFDRPADDHTTVAELAIERAKRLVEAGRDVVVLLDGITRLGRAYNIAAPASGRILSGGVDSAALYPPKKFFGAARNIEGGGSLTILATALIETGSKMDEVIFEEFKGTGNMELRLRREFSEKRIFPAIDVDASSTRREELLMSREELAIVWKLRRVLSGLDNLQGLEMLLDRLRKTQSNSEFLMAITKSIPA, from the coding sequence ATGGTCCTGCCCGAGCTGAAGCAGCTCGCCGGCTCGCTCGGCCTCAAGGGCACCGGCGCCATGCGCAAGGGCCAGCTGATCGAGGCCATCCAGTCCGCCCAGCGCGGACCGGCCTCCTCGGGCGGGGCGGCGCAGGGCGGCAGCGCCCCCGCCCCGAACGGTGGGGGCAACGGCGAGCGCCGGTCCGCCCGCCGTGCGGCGGGCCCGCCCACGCCCAGCTCCGACGAGGCCTCCCGGTCCGACGTCGCCGCCGCGCTCAGCGACCTGCAGCGCGCACCGCGCGAGGAGATCGCCCGCGTCGAGGAGAGCGCCCGTTCCGAGGCCACCCAGGCCCGCGCCGACGGTGGCGAGGGCCGCACCCGGCCCGAGCAGGGCGAGGCCGGCCAGGGCTCCGAGGACGACCAGAACGGCCGCGAGGGCGGTGAGCGCCGCCGGCGCAACCGCGAGCAGAACGGTCGCGACGGCCAGCAGAACGGCCGCGAGCAGAACGGTCGCGACGGCCAGCAGAACGGCCGCGAGCAGAACGGCCGCGACGCCCAGCAGGGTCGCGAGCCGCGTGAGGGCCAGCAGGCCCGCGGCGAGCAGGAGTCCCGCCAGGACCGCGGCGGCAACGACCGCGGCGAGCGCGGCAACAACAACGGCGGCGGCAACGGCAACGGCGGCGGCCGCAACGACCAGCAGGGCCGCAGCGACCGGGGCAACGACAACCGCGGCGACCGCGGCGGCAACGACAACCGCGGCGACCGGGGCGGCAACGACCGCGGCCCCGACCGCGGCAACGACTGGGACGAGGACGGCGGCCGTCGCGGACGCCGTCGGCGCAGCCGTGACCGGCAGAACCGGCGCACGACCGGCCGCGGTGGCTCGGGCGGCATGGAGCGCTTCGAGTCCGACCCGGTCGTCTCCGACGACGACGTCCTGGTGCCCGCACGCGGCATCGTCGACGTCATGGACAACTACGCGTTCGTCCGCACCTCGGGCTACCTGCCGGGCCCCGACGACGCCTACATCGCCCTGAACATGGTCAAGAAGTTCGGGCTCCGCAAGGGCGACATCGTCACCGGGCAGATCCGGGCCTCCAAGGAGGGGGACCGCAAGGAGAAGTTCAACCCCCTGATCAAGCTGGAGACGGTCAACGGCGGCGACCCCGAGGCGGCGAAGAACCGGGTCGAGTTCGGCAAGCTGACGCCGCTGTACCCGCAGGAGCGGCTGAAGCTGGAGACCGGCCCGACGAACCTGGTCGGCCGGATCATCGACCTGGTGGCGCCCGTCGGCAAGGGCCAGCGCGGCCTGATCGTGTCGCCGTCGAAGGCCGGCAAGACGATGATCATGCAGTCGATCGCCAACGCCATCAGCCAGAACAACCCCGAGGTCCACCTCATGGTCGTGCTGGTCGACGAGCGTCCCGAGGAGGTCACCGACTTCCAGCGCGCGGTGCAGGGCGAGGTCATCGCCTCCACCTTCGACCGTCCGGCCGACGACCACACCACCGTGGCCGAGCTGGCCATCGAGCGGGCCAAGCGCCTGGTCGAGGCGGGCCGGGACGTCGTCGTGCTGCTGGACGGCATCACCCGGCTGGGCCGTGCGTACAACATCGCGGCCCCCGCCAGCGGACGCATCCTGTCCGGTGGCGTGGACTCGGCGGCGCTCTACCCGCCGAAGAAGTTCTTCGGTGCCGCCCGCAACATCGAGGGCGGCGGCTCGCTGACGATCCTCGCCACGGCGCTCATCGAGACCGGCTCGAAGATGGACGAGGTGATCTTCGAGGAGTTCAAGGGCACCGGCAACATGGAGCTCCGGCTCCGTCGCGAGTTCTCCGAGAAGCGCATCTTCCCGGCCATCGACGTCGACGCCTCCAGCACCCGGCGGGAGGAGCTGCTGATGAGCCGCGAGGAGCTGGCCATCGTGTGGAAGCTCCGCCGCGTGCTGTCGGGTCTGGACAACCTCCAGGGCCTCGAGATGCTGCTGGACCGGCTGCGCAAGACCCAGAGCAACAGCGAGTTCCTGATGGCCATCACCAAGTCGATCCCGGCCTGA
- the thrC gene encoding threonine synthase — protein MSDAAVGVRSPSTSRGLIARYRDWLPIAPDGPVITLGEGSTPLVEAGALSELLGCAVFVKVEGANPTGSFKDRGMTVAVSISAAEGAQAVVCASTGNTSASAAAYASRAGMLPIVLLPAGRISTGKLAQAIVHGGKVVQVDGNFDDCLDLARQLADHYPVSLVNSVNDNRLEGQKTAAFEVVDDLGDAPDLHVMPVGNAGNISAYWRGYRQYAAAGLATRTPRMWGFQAAGAAPLVLGHRVLEPDTVASAIRIGNPASAHLAREARDTSGGLIESVTDDQILDAQALLASREGIFVEPASAAGVAGLLKKHAAGELDAGQQVVVTVTGHGLKDIDTALTRWTPLQAEVVAAELQSVAAVCGLRG, from the coding sequence ATGTCCGACGCCGCCGTGGGAGTGCGCAGCCCGTCGACGTCCCGGGGGCTGATCGCCCGCTACCGGGACTGGCTCCCCATCGCCCCGGACGGGCCCGTGATCACCCTCGGTGAGGGCAGCACCCCGCTGGTCGAGGCGGGCGCGCTGTCGGAGCTGCTCGGCTGCGCGGTCTTCGTCAAGGTCGAGGGCGCGAACCCGACCGGCTCGTTCAAGGACCGCGGGATGACGGTGGCCGTCAGCATCTCGGCCGCCGAGGGCGCCCAGGCCGTCGTCTGCGCGTCCACCGGCAACACCTCCGCCTCCGCCGCCGCCTACGCGTCCCGGGCCGGCATGCTGCCGATCGTGCTGCTGCCCGCCGGCCGCATCTCCACCGGCAAGCTGGCCCAGGCCATCGTGCACGGCGGCAAGGTGGTCCAGGTGGACGGCAACTTCGACGACTGCCTCGACCTCGCGCGCCAGCTGGCCGACCACTACCCGGTCTCGCTGGTGAACTCGGTCAACGACAACCGGCTCGAGGGCCAGAAGACGGCCGCGTTCGAGGTGGTCGACGACCTCGGGGACGCCCCGGACCTGCACGTCATGCCCGTCGGCAACGCCGGCAACATCTCCGCCTACTGGCGGGGCTACCGCCAGTACGCCGCGGCCGGCCTGGCCACCCGGACGCCGCGGATGTGGGGGTTCCAGGCGGCGGGCGCCGCGCCGCTCGTGCTCGGCCACCGCGTCCTCGAGCCCGACACCGTGGCCAGCGCCATCCGGATCGGCAACCCGGCCTCCGCGCACCTCGCGCGCGAGGCCCGCGACACCTCGGGCGGGCTGATCGAGTCCGTCACCGACGACCAGATCCTCGACGCGCAGGCCCTGCTGGCCAGCCGGGAGGGCATCTTCGTGGAGCCCGCCTCGGCGGCCGGCGTGGCGGGCCTGCTGAAGAAGCACGCGGCCGGTGAGCTGGACGCCGGGCAGCAGGTCGTCGTCACGGTCACCGGGCACGGGCTCAAGGACATCGACACCGCGCTGACCCGCTGGACCCCGCTGCAGGCCGAGGTCGTCGCGGCCGAGCTCCAGTCCGTGGCCGCGGTCTGCGGCCTGCGCGGCTGA
- the lysA gene encoding diaminopimelate decarboxylase yields the protein MTHTHVAGSIHADATSRAPGWLALPDDVNALLPRLWSRNVAKDDDGVLTVAGVDVAELAERCGTPVYVVDEDDLRARARAFAEAFAGWEVYYAAKSFLCTAVARWVSEEGLGLDVCTGGELAVAQRAGVDLSRVGLHGNNKSLDELRQGLTAGVGRIIVDSFDEIGRLSALAAELGVRARVMVRVTTGVEAHTHEYIATAHEDQKFGFSIAGGQAARALQACADAASLDLRGIHSHIGSQIFEPDGFEVAARRTLRLHAEHARATGVELPELDLGGGFGIAYTSADTPADPVVLAGALRRIVEAECAAQGVAVPHLSIEPGRAISGPSAFALYRVGTVKQVLLDGGTSRTYVAVDGGMSDNIRTALYAAEYSATLANRRSDAPPALARVVGKHCEGGDILVRDEFLPADVRPGDLVAVPASGAYSRSMASNYNHVPRPPVVAVRDGEVRTLIRRETVEDLLALDVG from the coding sequence GTGACCCACACCCACGTCGCCGGCTCGATCCACGCCGACGCGACCTCCCGTGCCCCCGGGTGGCTGGCGCTGCCCGACGACGTCAACGCGCTGCTGCCGCGGCTGTGGAGCCGCAACGTCGCCAAGGACGACGACGGTGTGCTGACGGTCGCCGGGGTGGACGTCGCCGAGCTCGCCGAGCGGTGCGGCACCCCGGTCTACGTCGTCGACGAGGACGACCTGCGGGCCCGGGCCCGCGCCTTCGCCGAGGCGTTCGCCGGCTGGGAGGTCTACTACGCCGCCAAGTCGTTCCTCTGCACGGCCGTCGCGCGCTGGGTGAGCGAGGAGGGCCTCGGGCTCGACGTCTGCACCGGCGGCGAGCTGGCCGTCGCCCAGCGGGCCGGCGTCGACCTGTCCCGGGTGGGGCTGCACGGCAACAACAAGAGCCTCGACGAGCTGCGCCAGGGCCTGACCGCCGGGGTGGGGCGCATCATCGTCGACTCCTTCGACGAGATCGGCCGGCTGTCCGCCCTGGCGGCCGAGCTGGGGGTGCGCGCCCGGGTCATGGTCAGGGTGACCACCGGCGTCGAGGCGCACACCCACGAGTACATCGCCACCGCCCACGAGGACCAGAAGTTCGGCTTCTCCATCGCCGGCGGCCAGGCGGCCCGGGCGCTGCAGGCGTGCGCGGACGCCGCGTCGCTGGACCTGCGCGGCATCCACTCCCACATCGGCTCGCAGATCTTCGAGCCCGACGGCTTCGAGGTCGCGGCCCGCCGGACGCTCCGGCTGCACGCCGAGCACGCTCGCGCCACCGGCGTCGAGCTGCCCGAGCTGGACCTCGGCGGCGGCTTCGGCATCGCCTACACCAGCGCCGACACCCCGGCCGACCCGGTCGTCCTGGCGGGGGCGCTGCGCCGCATCGTCGAGGCCGAGTGCGCCGCGCAGGGGGTGGCCGTGCCGCACCTGTCCATCGAGCCGGGCCGGGCGATCAGCGGACCCAGCGCCTTCGCCCTCTACCGGGTCGGCACCGTCAAGCAGGTGCTGCTGGACGGCGGGACCAGCCGCACCTACGTGGCCGTCGACGGCGGGATGAGCGACAACATCCGCACCGCGCTCTACGCCGCGGAGTACTCCGCCACCCTCGCGAACCGCCGCTCGGACGCCCCGCCGGCCCTCGCGCGGGTGGTCGGCAAGCACTGCGAGGGCGGCGACATCCTGGTCCGCGACGAGTTCCTGCCCGCCGACGTGCGTCCTGGCGACCTCGTCGCGGTACCTGCCTCGGGCGCCTACAGCCGCTCGATGGCCAGCAACTACAACCACGTGCCGCGGCCGCCGGTCGTCGCCGTCCGCGACGGCGAGGTCCGCACGCTGATCCGCCGCGAGACGGTCGAGGACCTGCTGGCGCTCGACGTCGGCTGA
- a CDS encoding carbohydrate ABC transporter permease — MTAVVTPLQPGRGAAAPARPRRRKLTFDRVSFMLVFLGVPLAIYVIFVVSPFLQAIYYSLTSWSGFTPTQTFVGLDNYARVLTDSIFLRAMRNNIILVLVLPLVTIVLALALASLLTVGGSSRGQTRGLRGSDFYRVVSFFPYVIPAIVIGIMWSRIYDPSAGILNGLLTRIGVDSAASFPWLGDERTAMAATIFVIVWGFVGFYMVLFVAAIKGIPAEIFEAARIDGAGRLRTAVAITVPLIRDNVQTAYVYMGILALDAFVYMAALNPGGGPNNSTLVMSQQLLTTAFTKGQFGVACAMGVVLAVITLVFSGLVFAVNRLLGGKEEAR; from the coding sequence GTGACCGCGGTCGTCACTCCGCTGCAGCCGGGCCGGGGCGCCGCCGCCCCTGCCCGGCCGCGCCGGCGGAAGCTGACCTTCGACCGGGTCAGCTTCATGCTGGTGTTCCTCGGGGTGCCGCTGGCGATCTACGTGATCTTCGTGGTGTCGCCGTTCCTGCAGGCGATCTACTACTCCCTGACCAGCTGGAGCGGGTTCACCCCCACCCAGACCTTCGTCGGGCTGGACAACTACGCGCGGGTGCTGACGGACTCGATCTTCCTGCGGGCGATGCGGAACAACATCATCCTGGTGCTCGTCCTGCCGCTGGTGACGATCGTGCTCGCCCTGGCGCTCGCCTCGCTGCTCACGGTCGGTGGCAGCAGCCGCGGCCAGACCCGGGGGCTGCGGGGCTCGGACTTCTACCGCGTCGTGTCCTTCTTCCCCTACGTGATCCCGGCCATCGTCATCGGCATCATGTGGAGCCGGATCTACGACCCGAGCGCCGGCATCCTCAACGGGCTGCTGACCAGGATCGGGGTGGACAGCGCCGCGTCCTTCCCCTGGCTGGGCGACGAGCGCACGGCGATGGCGGCGACGATCTTCGTCATCGTCTGGGGCTTCGTCGGCTTCTACATGGTGCTGTTCGTGGCCGCGATCAAGGGCATCCCGGCCGAGATCTTCGAGGCGGCCCGGATCGACGGTGCCGGCCGGCTGCGCACCGCGGTCGCCATCACGGTCCCGCTGATCCGCGACAACGTGCAGACCGCCTACGTCTACATGGGCATCCTCGCACTGGACGCGTTCGTCTACATGGCGGCGCTGAACCCCGGCGGCGGCCCGAACAACTCGACCCTGGTGATGTCGCAGCAGCTGCTGACCACGGCCTTCACCAAGGGCCAGTTCGGCGTCGCGTGCGCCATGGGCGTGGTGCTCGCGGTGATCACGCTGGTCTTCTCCGGCCTGGTCTTCGCCGTCAACCGGCTGCTGGGTGGCAAGGAGGAGGCGCGATGA
- a CDS encoding carbohydrate ABC transporter permease yields the protein MTATQVAEPRRADRRPDPPRRKTQVPAGEKAFGGVAHAILILWALIVVLPLLWTFMTSFKTTNQIFSSPFTFPTSFNFTNYVNAWTTAGIGSAFLNTIIVVGSALVLVMILGAMCAYVLARFSFPGNRLVYYAMLAGLTFPIFLAIVPLFFTLRNFGLLNTLPGLTITYVAFALPFTVFFLFSFFKTLPDEIAEAAALDGAGEWKTFFLVMLPMAKNGLTSVLIFNFLGLWNQFLIPVALNTNVQNYVLSQRMASFASQAGYAVDFGALFAAVVITVTPVLVVYVIFQRQLQGSVSQGTSK from the coding sequence ATGACCGCGACGCAGGTGGCCGAGCCCCGCCGCGCGGACCGGCGCCCCGACCCGCCGCGCCGCAAGACGCAGGTGCCGGCCGGGGAGAAGGCGTTCGGCGGCGTCGCGCACGCGATCCTCATCCTGTGGGCGCTGATCGTCGTGCTGCCGCTGCTGTGGACGTTCATGACGTCGTTCAAGACGACCAACCAGATCTTCTCCTCGCCCTTCACCTTCCCGACGTCGTTCAACTTCACCAACTACGTCAACGCCTGGACGACCGCCGGGATCGGCAGCGCCTTCCTCAACACGATCATCGTGGTGGGCTCGGCGCTGGTGCTCGTGATGATCCTCGGGGCGATGTGCGCCTACGTGCTGGCCCGCTTCTCGTTCCCGGGGAACCGGCTCGTCTACTACGCGATGCTGGCCGGGCTGACGTTCCCGATCTTCCTCGCGATCGTGCCGCTGTTCTTCACGCTGCGGAACTTCGGGCTGCTGAACACCCTGCCGGGCCTGACGATCACCTACGTCGCGTTCGCGCTGCCGTTCACCGTCTTCTTCCTGTTCTCCTTCTTCAAGACCCTGCCCGACGAGATCGCCGAGGCGGCCGCGCTGGACGGGGCGGGGGAGTGGAAGACGTTCTTCCTGGTGATGCTGCCGATGGCCAAGAACGGCCTGACGTCGGTGCTGATCTTCAACTTCCTCGGGCTGTGGAACCAGTTCCTCATCCCGGTGGCGCTCAACACCAACGTGCAGAACTACGTGCTGTCGCAGCGGATGGCCTCGTTCGCCTCGCAGGCGGGCTACGCCGTCGACTTCGGCGCGCTGTTCGCGGCCGTGGTGATCACCGTGACGCCGGTGCTCGTGGTCTACGTGATCTTCCAGCGCCAGCTGCAGGGCTCGGTCTCCCAGGGCACCTCGAAGTAG
- a CDS encoding homoserine dehydrogenase, whose amino-acid sequence MRTSVTMTSATPTGVLRSDGAVTATGPETSADGTRATPLRVALLGCGVVGSEVARLLTQQAVDLQARVGRPLELVGIAVRRGNRPRPGIDPALFTTDAEALAARPDVDLVIEVIGGIEPARSLILTALGHGASVVTANKALLAEDGATLFAAAARAEADLYFEAAVAGAIPIIRPLRESLVGDEITSVIGIVNGTTNFILDKMDTDGAGFGDTLTEAQELGYAEADPTADVEGFDAAAKAAILASLAFHSRVTAADVYREGITEVSSSDIASAKAIGCVVKLLAICQLSDAADDADRTVSVRVHPAMIPRSHPLAGVGGAYNAVFVESRSAGRLMFYGPGAGGSPTASAVLGDLVTVARNRVRGAVGPGESSYAARAIASIGHVTTRYHLSLEVADVAGVLATIAHVFAQHDVSIQTVRQNGRGEDAQLVIVTHRATDAALSATVASLRELDTVRDVTSVMRVEGE is encoded by the coding sequence GTGAGGACCTCCGTGACGATGACCAGCGCGACACCGACGGGTGTCCTCCGAAGCGACGGCGCGGTGACCGCGACCGGTCCGGAGACGTCGGCGGACGGGACCCGCGCGACCCCCCTGCGGGTCGCCCTGCTGGGCTGCGGCGTGGTCGGCTCCGAGGTCGCCCGGCTGCTGACGCAGCAGGCCGTGGACCTGCAGGCCCGCGTCGGCCGGCCGCTGGAGCTGGTCGGCATCGCCGTCCGCCGGGGCAACCGGCCGCGGCCGGGCATCGACCCCGCGCTGTTCACCACCGACGCCGAGGCGCTGGCCGCCCGGCCCGACGTCGACCTGGTGATCGAGGTGATCGGCGGCATCGAGCCCGCACGCTCCCTGATCCTCACCGCTCTCGGGCACGGCGCGTCCGTGGTCACCGCCAACAAGGCCCTGCTCGCCGAGGACGGGGCGACGCTGTTCGCCGCCGCCGCCCGGGCCGAGGCCGACCTCTACTTCGAGGCCGCCGTCGCGGGGGCCATCCCGATCATCCGGCCGCTGCGCGAGTCGCTGGTGGGTGACGAGATCACCTCGGTGATCGGCATCGTCAACGGCACCACGAACTTCATCCTCGACAAGATGGACACCGACGGCGCCGGGTTCGGCGACACCCTCACCGAGGCGCAGGAGCTCGGCTACGCCGAGGCCGACCCGACGGCCGACGTCGAGGGCTTCGACGCCGCCGCCAAGGCCGCCATCCTGGCCAGCCTCGCGTTCCACTCCCGCGTCACCGCCGCCGACGTCTACCGCGAGGGCATCACCGAGGTCAGCTCCTCCGACATCGCCTCGGCCAAGGCCATCGGCTGCGTGGTCAAGCTGCTGGCCATCTGCCAGCTCTCCGACGCCGCCGACGACGCGGACCGCACCGTCTCCGTCCGCGTGCACCCGGCGATGATCCCGCGCAGCCACCCGCTGGCCGGGGTCGGCGGCGCCTACAACGCCGTCTTCGTCGAGTCGCGCTCGGCGGGCCGGCTGATGTTCTACGGCCCGGGGGCTGGCGGCTCACCGACCGCCAGCGCGGTGCTCGGCGACCTCGTCACCGTGGCCCGCAACCGGGTCCGCGGCGCGGTCGGGCCGGGCGAGTCGAGCTACGCCGCCCGCGCGATCGCCAGCATCGGGCACGTGACGACGCGCTACCACCTCTCCCTCGAGGTGGCCGACGTGGCGGGCGTGCTGGCCACGATCGCCCACGTCTTCGCCCAGCACGACGTGTCCATCCAGACGGTCCGCCAGAACGGCCGGGGCGAGGACGCCCAGCTGGTCATCGTCACCCACCGCGCGACCGACGCGGCGCTCAGCGCCACCGTCGCCTCCCTCCGGGAGCTCGACACGGTGCGGGACGTGACCAGTGTGATGCGAGTGGAAGGTGAGTGA